The Bradyrhizobium sp. B097 genome contains the following window.
ATATCTGGTAGTTGAGATAGACGACCCCGCCGATTTTCGACGTGCCGAGCAGCCGCGTCGGCGTATCCTCGTAGAAGGACTGTACGCCGAAGATCATGCGCTGCAGATCCTCAAGGATCAGGAAGATCCCGAAGGTGATCAATATCTGCACCGCCTCCGACTTGCCATAGGTCCAGCGGATCAGGCTGCGCTCAATCAGCGGGCCGAAGATTGCGGCGACAAACACGGCGCTGAACAGCAGCGCAACGAACGACAAATACGGGTTGAGCTGCTTGCTTGCGATGAACAGGCAAGCCGACGCGGCAGCATAACCACCGATCGAATAGAGGCTGCCATGGGCGACGTTGAGCACGCGGAGCACGCTGAACACCAGCGTGAGGCCGACCGCCGCGAAGAAGATCAGCGCAGCGCTGGCCAAACTGTCCAACAGCAAGGGGATGATTGTATTCGACATCGGGCTTGCGCTTTCTGAGGCGAAGACAAGTGACGCGGACGGCCGCCTATTTGTAGCTTCCAGGCTTTGACAGTGTCTTCGCGAACTCCGGCTTCAGCGTCGAAACCCAAGCAATCGGATCCTGTCCCGGCGCCGGCATCAGGCTGTCGCCCTTGTAGCGCGCCATCTCGCCGATCAGCGGAAAGGAACGACCTTCGGTCTTCATTGTGACGCCGACGATCTGGTCGACAAGACCATCATTGTCCGCGCGGGTCTTTGTGGTGCCGGTCAGGGTCGCCACGCTGCTCCCCTTCATCGCCTCGGCGATTTCCGCCCGCGTTGGCCACTTGCCGCCGTTCTTCTGCATCGCGGCCTGATAGGCGGCTTTTACGTAGATCAAGGCGTTGGCCATCTTGATCGACGGGAAAACCGGATACTCGCCAAAGCGCTGCTTGTAAGCCGCCGCGAACTTCGTGGTCTCAACATTGGCCTTGGCGTCGGGTGACATCCACCAACCGTCGCCGAGCACGCCAACGATCACGCCGTCGGGTAACGGAACGCGCTGCAATACGGTCTCGCCGAGCGCGAGGACCACCTGGCTGGACGAGAACAGCCCGCGTGGTGTGGCCTGACGCACGAAATTCTCGAGGTCGGCTCCCCATAGATTCGAGAAGACGACATCGGGATGCGCCGTGGTGAGGCGGGAGATCTCGGTCTGGTAGTTCGGCGAGCCGAGCTTGGGATAGAGCTCGGCAACGACCTCGATATCGGGCTTCAACGCCTTGAGCGCCGCCTTGAAGATTGTCGCCGCGTCGTGGCCGAAAGCGTAGTCTGGATTAATGATTGCGACCGTTTTCACATCGGGCTTGCGCTCGAGCAGGTAGGCCGCATAGGCGACAAACTCCGGCACGGTGTTGCCGCTGGGCCGGAACATGTACTTGCTCTTGCCGTCGAGCAGGAGCTGATGGGTGTCGCAGTTCCAGCCGACGGTCGGGACCTCCAGCTGTTCGGCAATTGGAGCGAGCGCAAGGCAGTTCGCGCTGGACAGTGCGGCCACCATCACCTGGTTCCTGGCCTCGCCAGCAAGACGACGGTACTCCGCAATAACACCCTGAGCACCCTGCGCCTCATCGACATAGATCGCACTCACCGGCACGCCCCCGATACCGCCCTTGGCGTTGATCTCATCGATCATCAGGTCGGCCGCGTTCTTGCCGGGCATGCCGTAAGCGGCGGCTGGCCCCGACGTGAAGGTGAAGATGCCGAGCCCGAGAGAACTCGGCTTCTCCTGCGCCGCGGCGGGCATTGCCGCAGCGATACTGATCGCGAGCACTGCCGCGAGACCATCAGCTTTCGATTGAAGAAATGTTGGCTGAGGCCGACAGCACGAGCTTGAGAAAAGCGAACCCCTTGGCCAGCGCCAAGATGCAATCGTAGAAAACGCGTTCTTAAGCTTCATGATTTCCCCCGAGATAGATGAGATCCGCAGCCTACTCAAACCGTGTGCGAGCGAGACGTCACACCGGATCGAAGTAGTGGATCTCCATCAGCAGGCAGCCGTTGACGGACTTGAACGGCCCATGCGCCGCGTGCGGCGGACGGCAGGCATAGGTGTTCGGCGGAAAACTCTTGCCGCCTTCGCCCTTCGCGTCGTTGCCGACGATCAGGTCGCCCGAGACCAGATAAACCTCCTCCCAATACTCGTGGGAAAACGGCGCTGTCGTGTAGACGCCCGGCGCGAAGCGAAGCAGCCGCGTGCGCGTGCCTCGCCGATTCTCCTCGTCCAGCCCACCTGAGAGGATCTTCTGCTGGATACCAGCCGGATAGCCTGCCGGCACTTCCCAGCCGGTGTTCATGTCAAGCGTGTAGAATTCGTCGTGCTTCTTGTTGACGGGCATTGGATGTTCTCCCTGGTTCAGGCAGCTTTGCTGGTGGACGAGACGCCGTTGAGGTCGTAGGAATCGAGCATGCCCTGGACCAGCCGGTCGGCGCCGGCCCAGTCGTAGGTGCGATAGGAATGGCCCTTGGTGACGAAGGTCGCGCCGGCGTAGAACATCTCGTACTGCTGATGGCGCGAGCCGAACTCGGAGCCCACGGCATCCCAGGCGAGCTTGTAGAACTTCACACGGTCGTGCGAATTGGCCTTCGGAGACTGCTGGGTCTTGCTGATCAACGCCGCGATCTCCGGATTCTCGAAGTCCGCAATCGACGATGGCAGCATGATCATGCCGCCGCCGGCGAGCTCGCGCAGCGTGTTGACGATATGCGCGTAGAGTTGCTGGGTCAGCACCTGCGCGGAGTAGAGCGTATGTCGGTCAGGGATGAAGTAAGGCCCGGCCTGCGAACCTTTCGCTTCCATCGCCGCCACAAGCGCGTCCACCATTCCGGTCTCGGCCGCAAGCTGGCCCAGCATCTCGCGCACCTGCGGAAACTGAGTGACGCCGTTCATCTCGGCCGTTCGGTGCGCCAGGCCGCTCAGGAACTTGAGCTTCACGCTGAGGCGCACCATCGCCTGGTAATTCTGGTAGACGTGGCACGGCGTTGCGTGGAACTGCTTCTGGCACATCTCGACATTGCCCTCGACGAAGACGCGGTCCCACGGCACCTTCACGTCGTCGAAATAGAGAACCGAGTCGTTTTCGTCGAAGCGGCTGGACAACGGATTGTCGAACACTGCGCCCGCGGCATCCTCGTAGGATTTGCGGGAGAGCATCTTGAGCCCCTTGCTGTTCATCGGGATAGCGAAGGACATCGCGTAGCGCTCTTCACCTGGACGCATGGGCTGGATGGTGGTGACGAAAACCTCGTCGGCAACGACGCCGCCGGTCGCCAGCATCTTGGCGCCGCGGATGGTGATCCCCTCGGCGTCGCGATCGACGACGCCTGCGGTCAGGAACGGATCGGCTTGCTCCGCGGCGCCCTTCGAGCGGTCGGCCTGGGGATTGATGATGACGTAGGTGAGATAGAGATCTTTGTCGCGCGCGTAGCGGTAATAGCTTTCCAGCGCGCCGGCGCGTGCCGGATCGTACGCCTTGAAAACATCGAGCCCCATGTAAAGGCCGGAGATGCAGGACGCGACATGGTCCGGCGCGCGGCCCATGAAGCCCGCATGCAAGCCGGCCCAGGCCTCCAGCGCCTTGCGCCGCTCCACAAGCTCGGCGTAGGAGGCCGGAAGCTGCCAAATGCGGTTGGCACGACCGGCGCCGGTGTCGAACGTCATGAGCTCGGCATTCTCGGGAGCGCTCGCGAACTCGAACAAGCCCGCCATGGAGCTCGCAAGATTGCGGAAAGCATGATGTGTGGTCACATCGCCGACCGAGGCGCCATTGATGTAGATGGTGCGGCCGTCCTTCAGGCCCGACAGAAATTCCTTCGCACTGCGCATCGCGGTTCTCCGGTTCGAAGCTAGTAATGAATGGGAAGCGGCCAGGTTGGCTCGCGCTCGGTTTCGTCGACAAGATCGCGGTAGCGGCCGCGAAAGAAGATCAGCGGCGCGGTCGGCTCACTGCGCGTGGTGTGACGAACGACGCGAACAACGAAAATGACGTGATCGCCGCCGTCATAATTTCCGAACGGTTCGCATTCGAAATGCGCCAGCGCGCCGGAGATCAGCGGCGCCTCGGCGTGACCGACCGAGGTCTTGACCTGATCCCATTTGTTGGAAAGCGCGCGCGCAAACTGGTTGGAAATCTGCTCCTGGTCGCGCGCGAGGATATTGACGGCAAAGCCCTTGGCTTCGCGCATCGCCGGCAGGCTTTTTGCCTTGCGGTCGACGCTGAACAAGACCAACGGCGGATCGAGGGAGACGGAATTGAACGAACTCATGGTCATGCCGATGAGTTCTTCGCCTTGGCCCCGCGCGGTCACCACCGCAACGCCGGTCGCGAATTCTCCCAACGCCCGCCTGAATGCACGGTCCTCCATGGGACGCCTGCCTCGCTGCTTCGACCCTGATTTATCATTCTCAGATAGCTTTCTGACAAAGCTATTTGGCAATGTCAAGCCCTCTTGCTGGGCACGCGCATGCGTGCTTCTTAAGCAAGTTCGCAAGACTATGATTTCGCGGAGGGAACGACCGTGACTGAAGCGCTTTTGACGGCGTCGAAGCCCGAGCTGCTCGAAAAGGAAGGAGACCGAACGCTTCGCGGCCTCCTCTACGACTATTTCGCGTTCGGACGCAGCCTGGAAGCCTGTCGTGAAATATTCGCGAACTTCGTCGATCTGTCGACCACCCAGTATCTGATCCTGATCGCCATCAAGAACTCGACGGCGGATGAGCCGATGGGCGTCAATCAGATAGCCGAACGGCTGTATCTGAGCGGCGCCTTCGTCACTAACGAGATCAACAAGCTGGTTGCGGACGGCCTCCTCGAGAAGAGCCCCCATCCGGAAGACCGACGGCGCGTGCAACTTGCACTCACCCAGCACGGCGTCGGCCTGTTGATCCGTCTTGCCGCCCTGCAACGCCCCGTCAACGACGCGTTGTTTGGAATGCTGACGCGCGACGAGTTCAAAATGCTGTCCCAGCTGCTGTCACGTCTTGCGTCGAGCGCGGACAGCGCGCTGAAGCTCGCCGAACATGTCAAAGCGACCCTCAAGTCCCAGGAGGATCAGCGAGCTCTCACAACGAATTCGTCGGCGCCGCGCAGGAAGGGACGCGCGGCGCTTCGCAATACGCGGTAAACACCACAACGGGATCATAAAGTCTGTTTCACGCTGACCGGCAAGGGACCCGGGAACGTAGTCTCGACGCGGCTGAGCGCATGTTCGCGTACAAGGGCTACGATGGCACCGCTCTTCGGGACGTTGCCGCTGAGGCCGACGTCCAGCTCGCCAACATTGCACATCATTTTGGACCGAAAGAGAGCGTGTTCGAAAAGTCATCGAACGGCGAGCCACGGTCATGAGAGAACTGGGGCTCAAGGCGAAAAATAACCTCGCGATTGATCCATTCGGGACTTCGCGTCGGAGCCGGGTTCGATTCCGGTCGGGGAATTCCTGGAGCTTGGAACGGCATAGGCGCGCCCGCTGCCGGAAGCCCGCTGTTTTATTTTTGTTGGCTAACCGCCCGGCATCCTGTTGGTATTTGTGATGGTATCGATAGCAACACAAGAAAAAAATCTTGTTCTAATTCAATATGTTATGGCACCAGGCGACTGTCGGCCAGGGGCACCACATCGAAAATATCCGCAATAACAATAACTTACAGCACTGGTTCGATTCCTGATTTTTCAGTAGAATTTGGGCGGCGCATTTGAAAACGTTAGTTAAAGTTCGCGAAGCACCCGCCGCAGCCGATCGTTTTGCTGGTATTTTTGCTGGTATCGAGGGGGCAAACGTTGACGACGAATTTCGCTATTCCCGAACGAGGGAATTGAGCAGAATGGCTCGCAAGAACGATGGCGCGAGCGCCAACCTGAGCACGTCGACGGCCGCGATAGCGTCGACCAAAGCCATTTATCTCATGCAGAGTTGGTCCTGGCGTACGCGTAGCTGAAATGGCACCCGTGCCGCGTGAGCATAACGACGGCGAAGCCAGCATGCGATTGACGACAACACTGCCATCGATTTGCGGGCATTCACGAGCAGTTCGTGTTCAATACCCAGGCGCTGCATCCGAGCTTTGTCGAAGAGCCGCACGCGCCTGAACTGCATTTGGTCCACTCGCAGGACGCCTTCTATCTGGTTTAGTGGGCCATCGGATTTCCCACCGGCTACCCGGCTCACAACGTTCTCTATGCGCGCTTGCGACGAGCACGTTGACTGGCAATCAGAGCCCTCAGCTCCTTGAGGGTTAGCGGGATTTCGCGCCGATGAACCATGCGGTGGCAATTGGCGCAGAGAACGTCAACGTCATGGACCGTCGAAACGCGGACCTCGCCGCCGGCGATCGGGCGTTTGTGATGGATCTCGACGTAGTCCTCGCCGATATCTCCGTAGACATCCGCGAAATTGAAACCGCATCCTTGGCAGGTGGTTCCGTGATGATGCTTTGCCGCCTTCACCAACCCTGCATTGCGGGCGAAGTACGACGCTTCACGCGATGCACGCTGGCCCTCCTGGAACGCCGTCTGATCCGTCTCGCCGGTCCCGTTGGGCTGTGCGCCCCTTCGGACTAGATCGAAGTTCTGTAGAAACCGTTCATAGTTCGGATTGCCTGCCGGATAGAAGATGTTGCGCTGACCGATGAACCCTCGATCGATCCGCCGGGTCTTTCTCGGTACCTCGAGATCGCGCTCCGTGGCCGGAACGAGATGAGCATCGACGGACGAGGCCTGAAAGTAGTATTCCCAATCGCCGCGAATTGAGCCCTTCTTCGCTGGTTGCAGCTCGCGAAAGACGATCGCGTTCTCGTACCAGCCAACGACTCTCAGATTCATACTGAGCTTATCCACGGCGCAGAATACGATGGTGACTCCATCTATGGATTCATCAGCCGGGTTGGCTCCCAGATTTTCAAGTTTGACGTTTTGGCCTCGGTTCTCGACGAAGCCGAACACCGAGCCTTTCTCATCGGCAAAATTGAGCTGCTCAACGGCGAACTCGTGCGTCGCCGGGTAGCTCATATTGCCCGCGAAGATCTTCTCCTTTTTCGATTTGTATTCTTCGGCCCAAACAAGCCGGCACAGCATTATCTTTTGAGGCATATCCACAAATATCCGGCAATCAACAGACTTGAGAAGGACCTCACGAGATCGCAACTACAACGTTTGATGGACTTTACCTACACGAAGTGCGTATGTATGTCACCCCGCGCGCCGCATCGTGGCTACGTGGTTTGATGCGGCGCGGGGCGAAGCCATCTATATTGGCAATGCATTTTGCGAGAGGGTAAGCGAGTGACCGACGGTCAACGAACTCATGCAGCTCACACAAGATGAACTTTGCGATCTCGCCGGCAGGATTGAGGGCACTCTCTCAAGCTTCGAACCGGGCACGGCCGAGCGCGTGAACGCCCTGACCAGCCTCAACAACATCCGGCGCGTGATGGTGAGCAGGGGTTTGCACTATTAGTTGCAGATCCCTGCAATCCACCCGATGTTGTCTCCAGCAAACAGGATGCGCGCAGATCGTCGAGCGGCCAGAATTGGCATATCTTGGAGTGATTCACTGACATTCGGAACGATTTCACGCCTCGAGGGACGGAGTGGGTTATGGCCGAAAGCGCAGAGGCCGTTTACGCATTGGCTAACGTCTTGGAGCACCTCGGCGCCCCTTGGGGCTTGCCGGAAGACTGGATCATCCTCTGCGACAACGATGATCTGCGCCACATGCCACGGGCAACAGCAAAGAGACTGCTCGCGAAGGCAAGGAAGGAAACAGCGCGCCGATGGCTATTCGGTCGCTTTGATCCAAGCGAAATGGACCTGGAGCTTTCGGAAGAATCCGAAGGCGGTGACGGCACCGAGATATTTGACGACAGACTCTTGAAGCGGCGGGCCATCAACTCGATCGATGATGTCGTATCAACGGTCAAGTCACTGCGAGACCTGTACACAAATCGTGCGATTGATCCGGACCAGGCGACGGCTCACCAGGCTACGGTGGCGGCGCGCTTGGAGTTTGGCTACCCGAAGGAGCCGCCATCTCGAACGGATTGCTTCGATGAGGATGTGCCTCGCCAATGTCGCCGTATCATCAACGAAATTTACAGCCCCAAGGTGAGATCCTCCGAACCGTTGGTCTATTTGATCAGCACCGACAATCCTGAATTCGTAAAGATAGGATTTACGACCCGCCTTGAGCACCGATTGAAATCCCTGCGGACGGCTTCGCATGTCGAGCCTACAGTTCATTTGACGATACCAGGCACACGGACACTTGAAGGCGAGCTTCACACGCGGTTCGAAGCGGCCCGCTACAATCGAGAATGGTTTCGGATGACGGACGAAATCAAGACATTCATCGCCTCGGAGAGAGACATCTGAAGCTCGCGCCTCGGGCGTATCGCGCCAACCGGCAACGGTTCACGGGTATTCGTCGATGATCTTTTCGAGCTTGCCGGCAATATCGCGTGCCCGAAGCTCGATCTCATAGAGCTTCCGTTTCAGGGGTTCCGTAAGGCGGGCATTCTCGCGCTGTCCCGGATCCACGGTCTCAATGATCGAATTGTACTCGTCGATCTCGTGAACCAGTTCGGCAACGGCCTTACGGTCCGACTTTTCAAGAAAGATGACCGCCTCGCCGGCTCCCCTCAATTCGCCTGAAACGGCAATCATGAACGTCGTTCGCGGGAAATAGTCGCTCCCTGACATCTTGTGACGTTCGCCGGCCGCAGCCCGCAAACGACGAATTTCGACGACCAGGCTCCATGCCAGCCCGAACTTCCGCCCATAGGCGATGCTGCGGCGCATGGCATCGCGGACTTCATAGTCGTGCATCGGCTCCGCCTTGAAGTTATGCCGGCGGTAGTATTTGTGGTCGGACACGTTCTGATGTGGGGCCATCGCGGTTGCCTGTCCGATCCGGATGACAAACGCGACGCGGTCCT
Protein-coding sequences here:
- a CDS encoding cupin, coding for MPVNKKHDEFYTLDMNTGWEVPAGYPAGIQQKILSGGLDEENRRGTRTRLLRFAPGVYTTAPFSHEYWEEVYLVSGDLIVGNDAKGEGGKSFPPNTYACRPPHAAHGPFKSVNGCLLMEIHYFDPV
- a CDS encoding HNH endonuclease — protein: MPQKIMLCRLVWAEEYKSKKEKIFAGNMSYPATHEFAVEQLNFADEKGSVFGFVENRGQNVKLENLGANPADESIDGVTIVFCAVDKLSMNLRVVGWYENAIVFRELQPAKKGSIRGDWEYYFQASSVDAHLVPATERDLEVPRKTRRIDRGFIGQRNIFYPAGNPNYERFLQNFDLVRRGAQPNGTGETDQTAFQEGQRASREASYFARNAGLVKAAKHHHGTTCQGCGFNFADVYGDIGEDYVEIHHKRPIAGGEVRVSTVHDVDVLCANCHRMVHRREIPLTLKELRALIASQRARRKRA
- a CDS encoding flavin reductase family protein yields the protein MEDRAFRRALGEFATGVAVVTARGQGEELIGMTMSSFNSVSLDPPLVLFSVDRKAKSLPAMREAKGFAVNILARDQEQISNQFARALSNKWDQVKTSVGHAEAPLISGALAHFECEPFGNYDGGDHVIFVVRVVRHTTRSEPTAPLIFFRGRYRDLVDETEREPTWPLPIHY
- a CDS encoding GIY-YIG nuclease family protein; this encodes MAESAEAVYALANVLEHLGAPWGLPEDWIILCDNDDLRHMPRATAKRLLAKARKETARRWLFGRFDPSEMDLELSEESEGGDGTEIFDDRLLKRRAINSIDDVVSTVKSLRDLYTNRAIDPDQATAHQATVAARLEFGYPKEPPSRTDCFDEDVPRQCRRIINEIYSPKVRSSEPLVYLISTDNPEFVKIGFTTRLEHRLKSLRTASHVEPTVHLTIPGTRTLEGELHTRFEAARYNREWFRMTDEIKTFIASERDI
- a CDS encoding MarR family transcriptional regulator; protein product: MTASKPELLEKEGDRTLRGLLYDYFAFGRSLEACREIFANFVDLSTTQYLILIAIKNSTADEPMGVNQIAERLYLSGAFVTNEINKLVADGLLEKSPHPEDRRRVQLALTQHGVGLLIRLAALQRPVNDALFGMLTRDEFKMLSQLLSRLASSADSALKLAEHVKATLKSQEDQRALTTNSSAPRRKGRAALRNTR
- a CDS encoding ABC transporter substrate-binding protein — translated: MLAISIAAAMPAAAQEKPSSLGLGIFTFTSGPAAAYGMPGKNAADLMIDEINAKGGIGGVPVSAIYVDEAQGAQGVIAEYRRLAGEARNQVMVAALSSANCLALAPIAEQLEVPTVGWNCDTHQLLLDGKSKYMFRPSGNTVPEFVAYAAYLLERKPDVKTVAIINPDYAFGHDAATIFKAALKALKPDIEVVAELYPKLGSPNYQTEISRLTTAHPDVVFSNLWGADLENFVRQATPRGLFSSSQVVLALGETVLQRVPLPDGVIVGVLGDGWWMSPDAKANVETTKFAAAYKQRFGEYPVFPSIKMANALIYVKAAYQAAMQKNGGKWPTRAEIAEAMKGSSVATLTGTTKTRADNDGLVDQIVGVTMKTEGRSFPLIGEMARYKGDSLMPAPGQDPIAWVSTLKPEFAKTLSKPGSYK
- a CDS encoding ATP-binding protein — translated: MNALKDWDEAYLDRQFVQGKLRESQSLEYKASAALGKQSTEKSELCKDVSAFANAGGGMIIYGIAENNHDPVGIDSGVDATVYNREWIENVLTTGVQPKIEQLEIAAIDLPSKGKDRVAFVIRIGQATAMAPHQNVSDHKYYRRHNFKAEPMHDYEVRDAMRRSIAYGRKFGLAWSLVVEIRRLRAAAGERHKMSGSDYFPRTTFMIAVSGELRGAGEAVIFLEKSDRKAVAELVHEIDEYNSIIETVDPGQRENARLTEPLKRKLYEIELRARDIAGKLEKIIDEYP
- a CDS encoding 4-hydroxyphenylacetate 3-hydroxylase N-terminal domain-containing protein; translation: MRSAKEFLSGLKDGRTIYINGASVGDVTTHHAFRNLASSMAGLFEFASAPENAELMTFDTGAGRANRIWQLPASYAELVERRKALEAWAGLHAGFMGRAPDHVASCISGLYMGLDVFKAYDPARAGALESYYRYARDKDLYLTYVIINPQADRSKGAAEQADPFLTAGVVDRDAEGITIRGAKMLATGGVVADEVFVTTIQPMRPGEERYAMSFAIPMNSKGLKMLSRKSYEDAAGAVFDNPLSSRFDENDSVLYFDDVKVPWDRVFVEGNVEMCQKQFHATPCHVYQNYQAMVRLSVKLKFLSGLAHRTAEMNGVTQFPQVREMLGQLAAETGMVDALVAAMEAKGSQAGPYFIPDRHTLYSAQVLTQQLYAHIVNTLRELAGGGMIMLPSSIADFENPEIAALISKTQQSPKANSHDRVKFYKLAWDAVGSEFGSRHQQYEMFYAGATFVTKGHSYRTYDWAGADRLVQGMLDSYDLNGVSSTSKAA
- a CDS encoding branched-chain amino acid ABC transporter permease — its product is MSNTIIPLLLDSLASAALIFFAAVGLTLVFSVLRVLNVAHGSLYSIGGYAAASACLFIASKQLNPYLSFVALLFSAVFVAAIFGPLIERSLIRWTYGKSEAVQILITFGIFLILEDLQRMIFGVQSFYEDTPTRLLGTSKIGGVVYLNYQILLIGLALLVVIGLRLLINHTRLGRLITAVVTDREMAQAIGIDTNRIFILAFSLGVFLAALGGALATPTSGIAPGLGADTMVLAFAVAAIGGLGQIEGAAVASLIVGVARVLAIYLAPSLDAVAPYAAMLAVLLIRPYGLFGSVTARRI